The Mercenaria mercenaria strain notata chromosome 10, MADL_Memer_1, whole genome shotgun sequence genome contains a region encoding:
- the LOC123561134 gene encoding uncharacterized protein LOC123561134, giving the protein MSTTNKLEMENALENLKIELCNNINFTVDLSNKIKNMTETKFAHFSKTLSDLDNGSKVRLKELQKSLSIFTTETQDNVRELREFVKRLYAEVEEDFKVRIENVNEQLKDVQNNRKAADQRIYELQQLIENRIFPNTFNKDVAVIVFLAVVAFVLFLTFCVYTLRSALEESKSDIATLKKELKGLEATLKQEHSYGTGGNEVPGRMS; this is encoded by the exons atgagCACAACTAATAAATTAGAAATGGAAAACGCTCTTGAAAACCTCAAGATTGAACTCTGCAACAATATAAATTTCACAGTGGATTTGTCGAACAAGATAAAAAACATGACTGAAACGAAGTTCGCTCACTTTTCCAAGACACTGAGCGATCTGGACAATGGAAGTAAAGTAAGATTAAAAGAACTGCAAAAATCTTTAAGTATTTTTACTACTGAAACACAAGACAATGTACGTGAACTCCGTGAATTTGTGAAAAGGTTATACGCAGAGGTAGAAGAAGATTTCAAAGTGAGAATAGAAAATGTTAATGAGCAACTAAAAGATGTTCAAAATAACAGGAAAGCGGCTGACCAAAGAATATATGAACTACAGCAATTGATAGAGAACAGGATATTTCCAAACACGTTCAATAAAG ATGTTGCTGTTATTGTTTTTCTGGCTGTCGTTgcgtttgttttatttctaacatTCTGTGTTTACACTCTACGTTCCGCACTAGAGGAGTCAAAATCCGATATTGCTACACTGAAGAAAGAACTGAAAGGTTTGGAAGCAACTTTGAAGCAAGAACATTCATACGGTACAGGAGGAAATGAAGTACCGGGGAGGATGTCATAG